GCCGCCGGCAGGATGATGTGGCCGAGCGCGTTGTAAAACACGTCCCATTGCTGCTGTATCGCCGCGTCGATCAGCAGAAAGCCGGTCATGGGCGTGACGAGGCCCTCGTAGAAGACGTCGATCCGGCCGGATGCGCCGACGAGCTTGAGCTTGGCATAGAAGAGGAAGAGCGCCATCAGCCCGGTCCAGAAGATCGGGATGGAGTGGCCGGCAAGCGCGACGATCCGGGCGATATGATCGATGATCGTTCCGCGCCTGACGGCCGCCGTGACGCCCAAGGGAATGCCGATGACGGCGCCGATGATCATAGCAATGATCGCAAGCTCGATCGTGGCGGGAAAGATCGTCATCAGATCGGTGAGGATCGGCTGGCCCGTCGTCGCCGCCGTGCCGAGGTCGCCTGTGGCGACCTTCCCGACATAGGAGAAGAACTGCATCCAGATCGGCTGCCCAAGTCCCAACTCGTTATAGACCCGATCATAGACCTCCTTGCTGACCTCCGCCCCGGTGATAGCAAGCACCGGATCGGCAGGCAGCAGACGGCCCATCGAAAAGGTCAGGAAAAGCAAGCCGAGCAGCGTGGTGACGACAGCCACCACGCGCCCTGCCAGGCGCCGCAGCAGGCTCGTCAAGGGGTGCGGGGCCGCATCGGCAAACCCGCCCGCCCTGGCATGACGGCTCTCCTGCTTCGATGTCAGATCGGCGCTTGCCACGCGCTCTACTCCTTGGTCACGTCATGCCAGCGCGTCGACCAGGTCGTATGGCCGTGATAACCCTTGACGTTGGTGCGCATGACATAGGGGTCGGTTCGCTGGAAGAAGATGACGAGTGGTGCGGCCATGCCGGAATAGATGCCGTCCATCTTCTTGAAGATGTCGGTGCGCTTTTCCGTGTCGCGCTCCCGCATCGATTGGTCGATGAGCGTGTTGAGCTCGTCCACCTTCATGCCTGTGCGCCAGAGATAATAGCTGCCGAGACGCGCCTCGTCTCTATTGTCGGGGTTGAAGGCATATTGCGTGGCGACGGCGAAGGGATCGGGCAGGCGGGCGCCGGAATTGCCGAGCAGCACTTCGAATTTGCGCTCGCGGAAGGCGGGCGTGAATTCACCGGGCACCAGATCGAGATCGAAACCGGCGGCGCGTGCACTCGCCTGCAGCGCTTCTGCGAAGGGCAGGGTGGGGGCTCCCGAGGGGTTGAGCACCTTCTTCAGGCCGTTGGGATATCCGGCCTCCGCCAGCAACTGCTTGGCTTTGGCGGGATCGTAATCGTAGCGGGCGGCAGCCTCATCGGGCGCGCCGATCATGCCGCGTGGGATCATCGACTGCCAGGGAAAGCCCGTGTAGCGCATGATGTTGCCGGAGATCGCCTTCCAGTCGAAGGCATGCTGGAAGGCCTCGCGAACCTTCGGCTTTTGCAGATCCGGGTCTTTCTGGTTGAGGGCGATATAATAGAAGCCGAGACCCGGGACATTGTCGATGACCATATCCTTGTTGGTCGACAGCGCATCGAGATCGCCGCTGGCCACATACTGGCCGACATCGACGTCGCCGGCTTCGAGTTGCAGCCGGAGATTGCCGGATTCGGGGATGTGGCGGGCCACGACGCGGGCCATGGCCGGCTTGCCGCCCCAGTATTTCGGCTGCGCGTTGAAGATCGCCACGTCGTTCGGCCGCCACTGCGCCAGGCTGAACGGTCCGCTGCCGGCGGAATTGGCCGAAAGCCAGGCGCCGCCGAAATCGCCGTTCGCCTCATGCGACAGCACCGTCTTCTTGTCGACGATGCCGATCGACGAGCCGGCCAGCGAATAGAGCACCAGGTCGGTATTCACCGACTGCGGCAGCTCGATCTCCAGCGTATGCTCGTCCTTTGCCCGAACGAGCTTTTCGACGTTCTCAGGCGTGAACCCCCAGAGTGCAACGTCGGTGGAACCGACCTGGCCCATCTTGATGACGCGCTGGATCGACCAGGCGGCATCCTCGGCGGTTACCTTGTTGCCGCTCTGGAAGACGGCGTCGTCGCGCAAGGTGAGCGTGATGATCTTGCCGTCCGCCGAGACCTCCCATTTCGTCGCAAGCATCGGCTTCAGCGTCTTGAGGTCATCTGGCGAGAGCTGCACGAGGTTGTCGTAGAGGTTCGAGATTAGTTCGGAAACCGTGCGGGCATTGTTCTGGGCCGGATCGAGCGTCCGGATACCGGTGAGGTTGGTGCCGATCACCAGCATATTGGGCGGTGACGCCGCCAAGGCAGGCTGCGCACCCATCAGGGCGCCGGTAAGTGCGATCGTTGTCAGTAGCTGTTTCAGCATCTCTAGACCTCCCAATCCTGTTATTTGCGAAAATAGCGTTGAGTTCAGCCGGCCGCCTTGGCAGATTGCTGCCGCTCCGGATCCGTTTGAATGCTGCCCTCGGCCTCCCAACCTCGAAGCAGCCGATGAAGTTCCTCACGATCTTGCTGGTCGAGCAGCGGCAATCCCGGCACCCGCACGGGGCCGACATCGAGGCCGGAATAGGTGACGGCCTCTTTCACGACGGTCACGTTGGCGCCGTTGCGGAATTTCGTCCGCATCCGCTCGAACGGCTCGAGCGTGTTGACGATCGCCCGTGCCGCGGCAAAATCGCCTTTTTCGAGCGCGGCATGGACGGCAAGCGAAAGCTGCGGCGCTACATTGACGAGACCTGAAGTAAAGCCGCGCGCGCCGGCCGCGGTGAATGTCGGCGCCCAGCTCTCCGCCAGGCCGCAGACGAACAGTGCGCCATCAGGATCGGCAGCGGGGATGGCGCGCGACAGCAGCATCAGATCGGTCGTGGCGAACTTGATGCCGGCAATATTGCCGTGGTTGGCGAGGCGGACGATATCCTCGACACCGAAACCTTCGGCCCTGACATAGGCGACGAGCGGCAGGGTGGAAGCGTCGGCAAGATTGCAGAAGTAGCCGATCTGGGCCGAAGGTGCCGCGAAAGGATCGACCGGCTGATGCGACATGACGGCGGTTGCGCCGATCGCAGCCGCATCCCTCGCCATGCCGATTGCCTCGCGCAGCGACCGGCCGATGGCCGCCGTCACCGGCGCCCGGCCGTCGACGCCCGAGACCGCCGCTTCGTGGACGATCCGGATTTCCTGCGGCGTCAGGGCATAGAATTCACCGGTGTTGCCGGCAGCGACGATGTTATGAATGCCCGCTGCCGCCACCCGCGCATAGACCTTGGCCGTAATCCGAGGTTCGACTTCGCCTTTACCGTCATAGGCGGTGACGGGAACGCCCGACACGCCGGTAAGCGCCTTGCGCATGATCGCGATGCTCATTTTTCTTTCCCCGTTAGCTTTCCATCCAGATGATCGTCATCCGAAGCGGAAGGGCGGCAGCCCCTCCGCATCCACATCGAAGGCGATGACCGTGCCGGCCTCGAAACGGCCGGTGCGGTCCGTCGACAGGCTGGTGACGAAGAGGGTCCGGAGATCCGGCCCCCCGAAACACGGCATTGTCGGTGCCGGGACCGGCAGAATGTAGATCTCGACGATTTCGCCTTCGCTCGATATGCGGTTGAGGCGGCCGGCCGAGACGCCGGCGCTCCAGTAAAACCCGTCGCGATCGGTCGTCGCCCCGTCCGGGCGCCCCTCATCTTCGGTGAAGCCGCGCAGGCGACGTCCTTCGCCGAGGCTGCCCGTCTCGAGATCGAAGTCGAATGCCTGCAGGAAACATTGGCGGCTGTCGGAGTGATACATCCGCCGGCCGTCCGGCGACCAGGCGAGGCCGTTGGAACTCGTCAGCCCCGTGGCGACGGTCCGCGTGCTGCCGTCGGCGCCGACGCGGAAAAGTGCAGCGTCATTCACCTGCGGCTTGGCTTCGCTGATCGAGCCGACCCAGAAGCAGCCGTCGGGGCCGACCTTGCCGTCATTGAGGCGGCCATTCATATCGCGCCCGACCGGGTCGCACAGAAATTCGATTTTTCCCGAGACGGGATCGAAGAGGTGGACGCCCGTCTGGAGGCCGACGACGATCCTGCCGTCGCGGCAAAGCCCGAGGCTGCCGATTGCCGCCGGCATGTCGAAGCGCTCGAGCTTTCCTTGCGGGGAGAGCCGCACAACCGCCGGCGCCAGGATGTCGACGAACCACAGCGTGCCGGTCTCATCGTCCCATACCGGCGATTCACCGACCGTCAGCGGTTGCTGGATCACGGAACGAATGTCCGGGCGGATGATCCGAGGCGCCGTCATTCGGCCGCCTCCAGGCTCTTGGCCAAACCTTCGGCGTCACGCATGCGGATGGTGCCGTCATGATTGATCTCGCAGAAGCCGCCGCCCTGGAACGCAAGCGCGACCGGCCCTTCGGATCCCTGTTCGATGCGGGCGTGATCGCGCGGCCGGTCCTGCGGCCGGTAGCCGAGCCTCGTCGCCAGATCGTTGTCCCACCATTTCTCGTCGGTATCGGAAACGCCGTAGACGACTGTCGCGGCGATCAGCGGGTGAATGAGCCCGATCCGCACCAGTTGCGCCAGATCCCGCGCGCTGATCCAGATCGCAACCGATCGCTCGCTGTTGGGATAGGTGCCGGCATTGCCGATACGGATGGAAAGGGAGCGAATGCCCGAGGTGTCGTAGTAGAGCCCCGCCACCAGTTCGCCCCAGCATTTGGAAAGTCCATAGGGGCTGTCGGGGCGCATCGGATCGAGCGGCGATATGATTTCGCCGCGCGGATAGAAGCCGGTCGCATGGTTGCTGGATGCATAGACGACCCGCTCGACCTTGTTGATCCGCGCCGCTTCGTAGAGATTGTAGGTCCCAAGCACATTGGCGTTCAGAATGGCGTTCATGTCGATGCCGCTTGCGATGCCGGCGAGATGAACGACGCCGTCGATATCCTTCAGCGCAGCCATTGCCTCATCGAGCTTTGTAAGGTCGGCTCTCACGAAGGTTTCGTTTTCGTCAAGCCCGTCTGGTTCCTGCAGATCGATCAGGCTGACGTGCTCGAAATGCGAGCGGAGGAGCGGGCGCAGCAGCGTTCCGACACGCCCAGTAGCCCCCGTCACAGCGATCCGTTTCATCGTTCTTCCTCCCATTCCCGCTCAAACGCCCTGGAACATGCGGGCGCGAGCATTCAGTATGTGTTTCTTCATCGCGTCGTGCGCTTCGGTTTCCCGTCGCGCGAAGATCGCCTCCACGATCACCGCGTGCTCGTCCTGGACGCTGCGGATCTGCTCCAGCGTCCGTTTCAGGCTCAAGCTTCGCGTCACGGAATGCCCGATGGCGAAATGCGGCCTGAACCATTCGCGCACGGTGATATGGAACTGGTTGCCGGTCGCCATGGCGATGGCGTCGTGCAGAGCCTGGTCTTCCTCGGCGCCGAGCTCTCCGTTGCGCAGACATTGTTCGATCGAAAGAAGCGCTGCCGTTATCCTTTCCCTGTCGTCCGGCTGCCAGTTTCGTGCTGCAAGCTCGGCAGCCTCGGCTTCGAGGCCGGCGCGGAATTCGAAGAAGCGCTGGACATCGGCGAGCGATCCGACCGGCACCATTTTCAACATCGACGAATCCGGTCTCTGCCGGACATAGGAGCCGGAGCCCTTGCGCGAGACGACCAGGCCATCGGCTCTCAAGCGTTCGAGCGCCTCGCGCACGACGGGTCTCGACGCGCCGAAATCGGCGGCGAGCTTCGTCTCCGACGGCAGCCGTTCGTTCACCGGAAAATTGCCGTCGACGATCATCCCCACGATCTTCTCGTAGATGATGTCGCTGAAGCGCGTTGCGCCTCTCTTCGAAACGGCGTCGGCCGCGAATGTCATCGTCGTCCTTTTCTCTGAACGCCAGGCTGCTGCCCGCCAATGGCACCTCTACGGCGATGTACAGCTTTTGACAGGTTGTCGTCTTTTGTTCGCTTTAGCCCTGTTCTGCGGGCAGGTAATTCAAGCCTTACTGCTGCATCGCTACAAAATTTGTAATTATCTGTCAACTCTTGTAATCATTTGGGAACGTGTCTATGGTTCGGTCCGGGCGCCGAGGAGGGCGCAGGCGGTGGGTCGGGAGCCCGCCGCATCAGCCGGTTCAAAAAGGTGCGCCGGCCTTAAAAAGGGAGGAACTCGATGCCTAATGAAATATTGTCGCGTGGCATTACCCGCCGCGCCGTGCTTGGCGGTATGGCCGGTGCCGCGGCGCTGTCTATCGCGGGCCGCGCTTTTGCCGCAGGCGGCGAAGCGCCCGCACTCGCGCAGCTTGTGAAGGACGGAAAACTGCCGCCGCTCGCCGAGCGCCTGCCGAAAAAGCCGATGGTGGTGACGCCGTACGAAAAGGTCGGCACCTATGGCGGCTCGCTGCGCCGCGGCCTTCGCGGTTCGTCCGACCATAACGGCATCCTGCGTATGGTCGGCAACCAGAGCCTCGTGCGCTGGAACCTCGATTTTACCGCCGTGCAGCCGAATCTCGCCGAACGCTGGGAAGTCAGCGGCGACGCGACGCAATTCACCTTCCACCTCATCGAAGGCGTGCGCTGGTCGGACGGCCATCCCTTCACGGCCGATGACGTCGTCTTCGCGATCGAGGACTGCGTCAAGAACACCGAGCTCTATAGCTCGACACCGGCGCAGCTTGCCGTCGCCGGCAAGCCGGTCACCGTCGAAAAGATCGACGATTATACGGTGAAGTTCACCTTTGCGGCGGCGAATGCGCTTTACCTGGAAAACCTGGCGACGCCGCTCGGTCAGCATCCGACGCTCTTTCCCAAACATTACTGCAGCCAGTTCCTGCCGAAATATAATCCCAATCTCGAAGCCGATGCGAAGAAGGCCGGCGTCACCAGCTGGACGGAACTGTTCCGCAGCCGCTGCGGCGACATCGAGATCCCGTCGCGCTGGGGCAATGTCGACAAGCCGACACTCGATCCCTGGGTGGTCAAGGAGCCCTATGCCGGCGGTGCGACCCGTGTCGTCATGACACGCAATCCGTATTTCTGGCAGGTCGATACCGCGGGCAACCAGCTTCCCTATATCGACGAAATCAATTTCGGCATCTCGCAGGACGTCGAATCGCTGATGCTGAACGTCATCTCTGGCAAGATCGACATCCAGGAGCGTCATATCAGCGTGCTCGCCAACAAGCCGACGCTGTCCCAGAACATGCAGAAGGGCGACTATCGGCTACTGACGCTCGTGCCTTCGGCCTCGCAGCAGTGCCAGATCTACTTCAATATCACCCACAAAGATCCGGCCATGCGCAAGATGTTTGCCGACAAGTCG
The window above is part of the Rhizobium sp. BT03 genome. Proteins encoded here:
- a CDS encoding ABC transporter permease, which produces MASADLTSKQESRHARAGGFADAAPHPLTSLLRRLAGRVVAVVTTLLGLLFLTFSMGRLLPADPVLAITGAEVSKEVYDRVYNELGLGQPIWMQFFSYVGKVATGDLGTAATTGQPILTDLMTIFPATIELAIIAMIIGAVIGIPLGVTAAVRRGTIIDHIARIVALAGHSIPIFWTGLMALFLFYAKLKLVGASGRIDVFYEGLVTPMTGFLLIDAAIQQQWDVFYNALGHIILPAAILGYYSVAYISRMSRSFMLEQLSQEYIITARAKGLGTRKVVWRHAFRNIRVQLLTILALTFGGLLEGAVLIETVFGWPGLGQYLTRGLQMNDMNVVMGSVLTIGAVFLTINILSDVLYRILDPRTR
- a CDS encoding ABC transporter substrate-binding protein; the encoded protein is MLKQLLTTIALTGALMGAQPALAASPPNMLVIGTNLTGIRTLDPAQNNARTVSELISNLYDNLVQLSPDDLKTLKPMLATKWEVSADGKIITLTLRDDAVFQSGNKVTAEDAAWSIQRVIKMGQVGSTDVALWGFTPENVEKLVRAKDEHTLEIELPQSVNTDLVLYSLAGSSIGIVDKKTVLSHEANGDFGGAWLSANSAGSGPFSLAQWRPNDVAIFNAQPKYWGGKPAMARVVARHIPESGNLRLQLEAGDVDVGQYVASGDLDALSTNKDMVIDNVPGLGFYYIALNQKDPDLQKPKVREAFQHAFDWKAISGNIMRYTGFPWQSMIPRGMIGAPDEAAARYDYDPAKAKQLLAEAGYPNGLKKVLNPSGAPTLPFAEALQASARAAGFDLDLVPGEFTPAFRERKFEVLLGNSGARLPDPFAVATQYAFNPDNRDEARLGSYYLWRTGMKVDELNTLIDQSMRERDTEKRTDIFKKMDGIYSGMAAPLVIFFQRTDPYVMRTNVKGYHGHTTWSTRWHDVTKE
- a CDS encoding dihydrodipicolinate synthase family protein yields the protein MSIAIMRKALTGVSGVPVTAYDGKGEVEPRITAKVYARVAAAGIHNIVAAGNTGEFYALTPQEIRIVHEAAVSGVDGRAPVTAAIGRSLREAIGMARDAAAIGATAVMSHQPVDPFAAPSAQIGYFCNLADASTLPLVAYVRAEGFGVEDIVRLANHGNIAGIKFATTDLMLLSRAIPAADPDGALFVCGLAESWAPTFTAAGARGFTSGLVNVAPQLSLAVHAALEKGDFAAARAIVNTLEPFERMRTKFRNGANVTVVKEAVTYSGLDVGPVRVPGLPLLDQQDREELHRLLRGWEAEGSIQTDPERQQSAKAAG
- a CDS encoding SMP-30/gluconolactonase/LRE family protein; this translates as MTAPRIIRPDIRSVIQQPLTVGESPVWDDETGTLWFVDILAPAVVRLSPQGKLERFDMPAAIGSLGLCRDGRIVVGLQTGVHLFDPVSGKIEFLCDPVGRDMNGRLNDGKVGPDGCFWVGSISEAKPQVNDAALFRVGADGSTRTVATGLTSSNGLAWSPDGRRMYHSDSRQCFLQAFDFDLETGSLGEGRRLRGFTEDEGRPDGATTDRDGFYWSAGVSAGRLNRISSEGEIVEIYILPVPAPTMPCFGGPDLRTLFVTSLSTDRTGRFEAGTVIAFDVDAEGLPPFRFG
- a CDS encoding NAD(P)-dependent oxidoreductase → MKRIAVTGATGRVGTLLRPLLRSHFEHVSLIDLQEPDGLDENETFVRADLTKLDEAMAALKDIDGVVHLAGIASGIDMNAILNANVLGTYNLYEAARINKVERVVYASSNHATGFYPRGEIISPLDPMRPDSPYGLSKCWGELVAGLYYDTSGIRSLSIRIGNAGTYPNSERSVAIWISARDLAQLVRIGLIHPLIAATVVYGVSDTDEKWWDNDLATRLGYRPQDRPRDHARIEQGSEGPVALAFQGGGFCEINHDGTIRMRDAEGLAKSLEAAE
- a CDS encoding FadR/GntR family transcriptional regulator; this encodes MTFAADAVSKRGATRFSDIIYEKIVGMIVDGNFPVNERLPSETKLAADFGASRPVVREALERLRADGLVVSRKGSGSYVRQRPDSSMLKMVPVGSLADVQRFFEFRAGLEAEAAELAARNWQPDDRERITAALLSIEQCLRNGELGAEEDQALHDAIAMATGNQFHITVREWFRPHFAIGHSVTRSLSLKRTLEQIRSVQDEHAVIVEAIFARRETEAHDAMKKHILNARARMFQGV
- a CDS encoding ABC transporter substrate-binding protein, giving the protein MPNEILSRGITRRAVLGGMAGAAALSIAGRAFAAGGEAPALAQLVKDGKLPPLAERLPKKPMVVTPYEKVGTYGGSLRRGLRGSSDHNGILRMVGNQSLVRWNLDFTAVQPNLAERWEVSGDATQFTFHLIEGVRWSDGHPFTADDVVFAIEDCVKNTELYSSTPAQLAVAGKPVTVEKIDDYTVKFTFAAANALYLENLATPLGQHPTLFPKHYCSQFLPKYNPNLEADAKKAGVTSWTELFRSRCGDIEIPSRWGNVDKPTLDPWVVKEPYAGGATRVVMTRNPYFWQVDTAGNQLPYIDEINFGISQDVESLMLNVISGKIDIQERHISVLANKPTLSQNMQKGDYRLLTLVPSASQQCQIYFNITHKDPAMRKMFADKSFRQALSMGINRPELIDIVYFGQSEPYQAGPRPTHPWYNEKYARQFTEYDADKAGAMLDEAGYKKGGDGFRLRPDGQKVFFSIDVIPTLYPDLVDALELVKTHWAQIGIDMKVNTIERALYYTRGDDNAHDAAVWPGPGGLDPMLDPRDFFAFHPQGSRYAIPWTLWYTSNGARGEEPPESQKKRMKLFDEARSTADLDKRGAIMKQIFDIAAEEFETVGLCLAVGGFGIIRNNLRNVPEKEPDSWSWPNPGPALPQQFTFTS